The Magnetospirillum sp. XM-1 genomic interval CCGCTGTCCAGGTCGATGCCCACCAGGCTGCCCCAGTGGTTGGTGACGACATAGGCCACCTTGCCGTCGGGCGAGGGCACGATGCCCAAGGGCGCGCCCGGTCCGGGGATCTGGTAGGTGCGCTCCACCTTGCGCGCGGCGGGGTCTACCAGCACCAGGGTGTTCGGCTTGGTCGAGGTCAGGATGTATTCCTTGGCTCCCGCGGCCGCCGGATCGAACGACAATGTGCCAAGCGCCAGCAGCGCGGCGGCGAAGACCTTGGACGTCATGGGTGGGCTCCCCTGAATCACTTCTTGTTGAACACCGACTGAAGCTTGCGCCAGTCGCGCATGGCCGAGGGAACCTCGGTGCTCCAGTCCGGGTGGGTGTTGATGGTGTCGGGCACCTGGACCGGCCACCAGCACGGGTCGGAACAGCCGTAGAGATCGGCCTCCACCGGCTGGCACAGGGCGGCGATGCCGCCGAAGGGATCGACCTCCCAGCCGGGGTCCAGGGTCGAGGTGCAGCCGTTGACCACCTGCATGACGCGGGCTTCCGGGGCCTTGCCCTCCTCGGCGGCGCGCCGCACCTGCTCGGCCTTGCGGTTGACGGGTTTCAGATGCTTCATGAGTCGCTCCCTCGAGGTCCCGCCCTGCGGGCCATGAACGTAGGATTGGCCGCCATGATCCCGGCATAGATGGTGATGCCGAGGTCCACCCATTCCCGCATCATCTCGCAGTAATGGTCGGTGGGGCGGAACATGTCGCCGTGGCGGGCGTAGGATTCGTGATAACAGCCGCCGGCGCACAGGTGGCGGGCGTGGCAATCGCCGCAGAAGCCCTCGCTGCGGTCCAGGGCGCGGTCGACGAAGGCCGCCACCGCCCCATGGTCGAGGCCGGTCTCCACATGGCCGAAGCCGTCCTGGCCGCTGCCGGCGAAGCGATGGCACAGCGCCAGGGCGCCGGTGGTGTCCACCGCCAGCAGGGCCACCGCCGCGCCGCAGGGGATCAGCTTGGTGCTGCCCTCGTGCAGGGCGGTCATCATCTGGCTGATATTGGAAAACCCGATGTCATGCCCCTCGATGGCCGCGTCGCGCCATTTCAGGGCC includes:
- the qhpC gene encoding quinohemoprotein amine dehydrogenase subunit gamma, which produces MKHLKPVNRKAEQVRRAAEEGKAPEARVMQVVNGCTSTLDPGWEVDPFGGIAALCQPVEADLYGCSDPCWWPVQVPDTINTHPDWSTEVPSAMRDWRKLQSVFNKK